The Acidimicrobiales bacterium genomic interval CCGCGCCCGCCGTGTTCTCGACGAGCAGCGGGCAGCCCTCGCCGCCGAGGCGAGCGGCCGCCATGTCGAGGGCGGCGACGAGCTCTCGGCCGACGCGGGCGCGCGCCGCGTCGAAGCCAGCTCCCCGGTGGCTCCCGACGTGGACGACGACGCCGGCGGCGCCGAGCTCGCTCGCCGCGACGAGCTCGCCGGCGAGGCGCTCGCGCGAGCGGGCCCGCAGGGCGTCGTCGCCGGTCGCGAGGTTGATGAGGTAGGCGGCGTGGACGAAGGTGGCCTCGACGACGGTGCTCTCGTGCGCCGCCTCCCGGTAGGCGTGGAGGGCCTCCGGCCGGTGCGCGGCCTGCGCCCAGACACGTGGGCTGGCGGCGAAGAGCTGGACCGCCTGGGCGCCGAGCGCCTCGGCACGCTCAAGGGCGGCGAGCAGTCCGCCGGCGGTGCGAACGTGGGCGCCGAGGAGCACCGCCCGACGGTAGCGAGTAGGCGGGGTCCGCGCCCGAGCGGCGCTCGCGTAACGTGGGGAGGTGGCGCGCAAGTTCTTCATCCGCACCTTCGGCTGCCAGATGAACGAGCACGACTCCGAGCGCATCGCGGCCGATCTCACCGCCGGGGGGCTCGAGCGCACCGAGTCGCTCGCGGAGGCCGACGTCGTCGTGCTCAACACGTGCTGCGTGCGAGAGAACGCCGACAACAGGCTCTACGGCCACCTCGGGCAGCTGAAGGCGTTGCGGGCCGCGCGCCCCGGTCTGCAGATCGCGGTCGGCGGCTGCCTGGCCCAGAAGGATCGCGAGGCCATCGTGGCGCGCGCCCCGCACGTCGACGCCGTCTTCGGCACGCACAACGTCGGCCGAGCCGCCGCGCTCCTCGACGAGGCGCGCCGTGTGCGCCGGCCGGTGGTCGAGGTGCTCGACGCGCCCGTCGACGACGAGGCGGCCTTCCCGAGCGCGATGGCGGTGCGCCCGGACCTCGCCTACGCGGCGTGGGTGACGATCCAGGTCGGCTGCGACAATTCCTGCGCGTTCTGCATCGTGCCGGCGGTGCGCGGGCCCGAGCGGAGTCGTCCCTTCGGCGAGCTCGTCGCCGAGGTGGAGCGCCTGGCTCGCGCTGGCACCGTCGAGGTCACCCTGC includes:
- a CDS encoding deoxyribonuclease IV, which codes for MLLGAHVRTAGGLLAALERAEALGAQAVQLFAASPRVWAQAAHRPEALHAYREAAHESTVVEATFVHAAYLINLATGDDALRARSRERLAGELVAASELGAAGVVVHVGSHRGAGFDAARARVGRELVAALDMAAARLGGEGCPLLVENTAGAGGTVGRSLGELAAILDAAGGDERLGVCLDTQHLFASGVAFRDREEADEVVAGLRRADLLGRLACVHLNDSKVALGANRDRHANLGEGHIGLEALGLLISHPALDGLPGLLEVPGAGEGPRRTDLEAARRALELGRRLRAAPRRRGGS